In Opitutaceae bacterium, the sequence GCGGGTTTCCGCTACAAGGAGTCCATCAAGGCCATGCTTCTCACGGCCGGCCACACCGTGCGTGACCTCGGCACCTACTCCGACGCAAGTTGTGACTACCCCGACTTCATTCGACCCGTGGCGGAAGCCGTTGCCCGGGGTGATGTCGAACGTGGCATCGTCCTCGGCGGTTCCGGAAATGGCGAAGCCATCGTGGCCAATCGCGTCCGGGGCGTTCGCTGCGGCCTCTGCTGGAATGAACAGGTCGCCATCTGGAGCCGCTCCCATAACGATGCAAACTGCCTATCCCTCGGCGAGCGCACCATTTCCGAGGAAATGGCTCATAAGATTGTAAATATTTGGCTGACAACGGAATTTGAGGGAGGCCGCCACCTGGCTCGCATCCGGAAGATCGACACCATTCCTTGAGCGCGCCTCCGTCGACTTCCGGATTGCCTCCGATTTGCGCCGTTCGGTAGGGTCGCGCAGGCATCATTTTTCATTAACGAACCCCCAACTCATGGCTCACACATCACACACCTGGAGATTCTTCCGCATCGGAGGATTGGATCAAGTCGCAGTGGAAACCGGTGAAGATCTGCTTCACCTCAAGGATCTGGACCAGAAACTCTGGGTTGCCCTGAGCTGTCCGGTAAAAGGTTTGGAAGTCGACGAAAAGACGTTGGCCTTGATCGATACCGACAACGACGGACGCGTGCGCGTGCCGGAACTCCTCGGTGCCA encodes:
- the rpiB gene encoding ribose 5-phosphate isomerase B, translating into MKPFTIAIGSDHAGFRYKESIKAMLLTAGHTVRDLGTYSDASCDYPDFIRPVAEAVARGDVERGIVLGGSGNGEAIVANRVRGVRCGLCWNEQVAIWSRSHNDANCLSLGERTISEEMAHKIVNIWLTTEFEGGRHLARIRKIDTIP